The window GTCTGCCATCTGGACGACTCACTTCATCGCCATGCTGGGCTATCAACCGGGTACGGCGGTGACGCTGGATGCCTGGCTGACGATTGCGTCCGGCCTTATCGCCATTGGCGGCTCCGGCCTTGCCTTTCTCCTGGCCACCAGTCGCGCGCTGAAGTTTGCGCCGCTATTTGGCGGCGCTCTGCTGGGCCTCACGATAAGCGCGATGCATTTCATCGGCATGTTCGCCTACCGGGTCGACGGCATCGTCACCTGGGATGCGGGCTATATCGCAGCTGCGATCGCGATGGCGGTTGCTTTCGCCGCAGCGGCGCTGCACCTGACGGTGCGCTGGCAGGGTGGCTGGCGCTGCATGGTGCCATCGCTCACTCTGGTGGCCGGGATTGTGCTTTTGCACTTTACCGGCATGGCAGCCTTCATGGTCGAGCCGATTGCCGGATACCAGCCCGGTGCCAACTCTGCGGCCTTCACGGTCATGGCCGTGGCGGTGGCGATTGCCGGCGTTCTGATCCTGGGGACCGGGCTTGCGACCTTCTATATCGAAAAGCGCATGCGCGAGGCTTCTGATGCGCAACTGCGCCATATGGCCCTTCATGATCCGCTCACCGGCCTTCCCAACCGGACGAGCTTTTCCACGCGCCTGGATGCGCGTCTGGCCGGCCAGCATTCGGGCAGCACGGCGGTCGCGGCGATAGATCTGAACCGCTTCAAGGACATCAATGACAGCTGGGGCCATGCCGCTGGCGATCATGTATTGTGTGAACTCGCCGAGCGCCTGCGCAAGTTTGACGGCGCGCGCCATTTCGCTGCCCGTCTGGGCGGAGACGAGTTCTGTGTCATCCTGAAAACGGCGGACGAGACCGAGCTGCAAAAGCTCGTCCAGCAGCTCGAAGCGCTTCTGTGTGAGCCCATTGCTTACGGGACGCTGGAAGCCAGTCCGGGCGGAAGTATTGGCGTGGCCGTTTACCCGCGCGATGGCGAAGACCGCGACACGCTGGTGCGCAATGCGGACCTGGCCATGTACCGGGCGAAATCGGATCCGCTGGTCAATGTGTGCTTCTACAACTCGGAGCTCGGTGAGATCGTTCGCGAACGCCGCCAGCTCGCCAATGATCTGCGCCACGCCATCGATAATGACGAGCTGGCCCTGCACTATCAGGTCCAGACCGCTATCGGTACGGGTGAGGTGCGCGGCTATGAAGCCCTGCTGCGCTGGACACACCCGGAGAAAGGCTCGATCTCGCCGGCGGACTTCATTCCGCTGGCTGAAGCCAATGGTCTGATCCTGCCTCTGGGTGACTGGGTGCTGCGCAAGGCGTGTGTGGACGCTGCCTCATGGCCGCATCCGCACAAGGTGGCGGTGAATCTCTCAGCCATCCAGCTGACCCATATCGGCCTGCCCCAGCAGATACATCAGGTGCTGATCGAGACTGGCCTGCCGCCGGCGCGCCTGGAGATCGAGCTGACCGAAACGGCGCTCATCAAGGACAAGGCCCAGTCGCTGCACATCATGCGGCAGATCAAGGCATTGGGCGTGTCGATTGCGCTGGATGATTTTGGCACCGGCTATTCCTCGCTCGACACGCTGCGCACCTTCCCGTTCGACAAGATCAAGCTGGATAAATCCTTCACTGACGAGCTGAAGACCGACCAGCGCTCGCTGGCTGTTGTGCGCGCCGTGCTGGTGCTGGCCAAGAGCCTCTCCATTCCGGTGCTGGCCGAAGGCATCGAGACACAGGAGCAGCTGGACCTTCTGCATCTGGAGAGCTGCGATGAGGGGCAGGGCTTCCTGCTCGGCCGCCCGGCGCCTATCGCAATCGTTGCCCAGCTCGGCACGCGTATCCGCATTAGCGGTGCGAACGCCATAGCGCCGTTTCCGGCAAAGCCTGCAAAGCGCGCCTAGCGCTTCGGCGGCGTCCAGTCCTTCGGCTCGGGCTTCGATTTGCGCAGCCTGAGCGCCAGCCCGATGCCAACACCGGCCCCGACCGCTACCGCCAGGTCGACGAAGACGGTCAATAGCAGTGTGAGCACCAGCAGGGCCAGATCGGCCCGTGGCAGCTTCGCATACTCGCGCCATTTGTGTGGCTCGCTCATGTTCCACGCGGTCAGTATGAGCAGGGCGGCCAGTGCCGGCAAAACCAGATAACCGGCAAGGCCAGAGGCAAACAGCAGGATCAGCAACAGGGCCAGCGCGTGGACGATGCCTGCTACGGGTGTGCGTCCACCCGCCTTGATGTTGGTCGCAGTGCGCGCGATGGCACCTGTGACCGGCATGCCGCCAAACAGGGCCGAAGCCAGATTGGCCGTGCCCTGCGCCGCCACCTCCGCGTTGGGCCGGTGGCGTGTCTCGATCATCTTGTCGGCAACGAGCGCCGAGAGAAGCGACTCCACCGCGGCGAGAAACGCGATGATGAGGGCCGATGGCAGGAGGGCAAGCAGGCGCTCCACCGAGACATCCGGCACCGAAGGCGCTGGAAAACCGCCGGGCAATTCGCCAAAGCGAGCGGCAATCGTGTCCACGGGCAGGCCGAAGCTGACAACCAGCACCGAGGCGGCGGCCATCACCAGCAAGAGGCCGGGAAAGCGCGGGAACATCCAGCGCAGCAAGGCGATGACAGCCAGGCTGCTGGCGGCGATGCCTGCCGCCCAGGGATTAAAGCTGCCGCGCGCGCTCCAGAGCGCAGCGAGCTTTTCCACAAACTCGGCTGGCACCATGGCGAGCTCCAGCCCGAAGAAGTCCTTTAGCTGGCTGGTGGCAATGATAATGGCGATGCCGATGGTGAAGCCGTTGATGACGGCCTCAGGCACGTAGGCAATGAGATTGCCGACCCGCAACCATCCAGCGGCCAGAAGGATAAGGCCTGCCATCAGCGTTGCCAGAACCAGCCCGTCATAGCCGTGCTGCGCGATAATGCCGAACACCACGACGATAAACGCGCCGGTCGGTCCGCCGATCTGGACCCGGCTGCCGCCCAGCAGCGAGACGAAAAACCCGCCTACAATCGCGGTGACAAGCCCCTTGGCCGGGTCCGCACCCGACGCAATCGCAATGGCAAGGCTGAGCGGCAGCGCAATGAGCGCAACCGTTAACCCGGCCATCACATCGGCGGAAAACTGTTTCCAGCTATAGTCCCGCAGCGTCGTCAGTATCTTGGGCTGCATGACATCGTGCCTACCGGAGCTGTCCCCGTTCGCTGTTACCGGAACGGCGGCTCGTCAAAACTTCTGAGCTTGCGTGAGTGCAGGGCTTCGGAGCCCGCCTCTTTCAGGATGTGAACCGTCTCGATGCCCGCTAGCAGGTGTTCTGAGACGGACTTGTTGTAGAAGCGGTTAGCGGCGCCCGGCAGTTTCAGCTCGCCATGCAGCGGCTTGTCCGAGACGCATAGCAGCGTTCCGTAGGGCACGCGCAGGCGGAAGCCGTTGGCGGCAATCGTGGCGCTTTCCATGTCAACAGCGATGGAGCGTGACTGGTTGATGCGCCGGGCTTCCTGCAGATAGCGCAGCTCCCAGTTCCGGTCGGCATGGGTAACGACCGTGCCGGTGCGCAGGCGGCGTTTGAGCGCCTCGCCCTTGTCGCCGCTGACACGCTTGACCGCGTCCTGCAGGGCGATCTGGATCTCCGCAATCGGGGGGATCGGAATTTCTACCGGCAGGTCGCGGTCCAGCACCGCGTCATAGCGCAGATAGGCGTGGGCCAGCACATAGTCGCCCAAGCGCTGGGAGTGGCGAAGCCCGCCGCAATGGCCGATCATCAGCCAGCATTCAGGCCGCAGCACGGCCAGATGGTCGGTAATGTTCTTCGCGTTGGACGGGCCGACGCCGATATTGACCAGCGTGATACCGCGCCGTCCGGGGGCCTTCAGATGATAGGCCGGCATCTGGAAGCGCCGCCAGGGCGCACTTTCCACCACGCCCAGCGGATCATCCGTGTTGGCATCGACATGGACAAATCCCGCCGCAGACAGGGATTCGTACTCGTTATCGCCTTTGAGCTGCTCGGCGGCCCAGGCCACAAACGCATCGACATAGCGGTGATAGTTGGTGAACAGGATGAAGTCCTGAACATCCTCGAACGGTGTGCCGGTATAGTGCTTGATGCGCTGGAGCGAGTAATCGGTGCGGGCGCCATCAAACAGGGATAGCGGGCGCGGCGTGCCCGGGATGGAGGGCCGCTCGCCATTGGGCAGGGCATCATCAATGCGCGACAGGTCGGCATAGGGAAAATGGCGCACCAGTTCGGCTGGTGCCGCGCCGTCCATGTCCAGGTCCTCGGCGCCGTCCAGCACGTAGGAGAACGGAATTTCCTGGGTGGAAATCCCGGTTTCCACCAGCACATCATACTCGCCCTGAAGCAGGCCGATCTGCGTTGTAAGGTAATCGCGAAACAGTTCGGGGTGCGTAATCGTCTGGGTGTAGACACCGCTTTCAGAAAACTTGCCGAAGGCCCGGCTCAAGGGGGGCACAGGTCCGTCCGGCCTGTAGGTAATGCGAAGCTCGGGATAGGCAAATAGCCCGCAAGCCCGGTCTGCGCCGCCCGGCGGCAGCCCGCCATCCAGATAGGTTTTCAGCGCTGCGCGCAGGGAGGCGACCGAGCGGGCATAAAGCGCGCTCAGCCGGTCGACGGCCTCTGCTGCGGTGGTGGCAGGCTCGAATGTGTCGGCAACGGCTTCTGGCCGGACGGGGCTGGCAGGCAGCAAGGTGTGGCCTGCCTTCCTATTCTTCGCGCTTGGTGAAGGTCACGGTGAATACCGGCTCGCCGCCAAACTCGTCGCTGGTCGAGCCGTCATCATTGATGCGCTGGAACACGGTCGGCTCGATACGGCCTTCCATGCGGTAGCCGCGCTCGGACATCCGCCCGCGATGAAACTCCAGCGCCGCAGCGGAAAAGGTCGACGCGATAAAGGTGATGCGATGTGGCGCGTTGGACATGCCGGGCTTCCTTCCGTGTGGCAAATGGAGTCGTTCCTCCCTCGATAGCCTGTCACATCGCGAAGGCCAAGCCGGGAGGTGGGAAAGCTGGTTGCACCCGCGAAACTACTCCAGCTCGCAGCGCCCGTCTGTCAGGGCGGACACCACGGCCGGATCGCCCGCCGTGTCGGCAGGTTCGAGGTCGAGAATGCACGCGATCAGCAGATAGACATTGATGTTCTCAAACAGGCCCGGACGCGTGCCTTCGGGGAAGGCCGGACCGGCGGCAACAAAGCCTGCGTGCATGAGCGGGTCGATACTGTCGTGCCCGTGTACGCCCATAGAGCGCCACGGACTGCCCAGCGGCAGATCGCGTGCGCTCATCGTCCAGCCCGGATCGGCCAGCACAAACAGGTCCGGGCCGCGCGTGGGATGGTCGAAACGGAAATGGTCCGGCATCTCGCCGCGCTTCCACGCCCGCATGTGCGGGTGTGCGCCCTGAAGGGCCTGATGGGCGGCATCAATCGCGTCCGGCTCACCATAGACGTTCAGGAAGGGGCGGAAGCCATTGCCACCGCGTCCTTCGATTTCGGGGATATAGACCGTATCGAGATCGATCCACTGATCAAAATGGATCACCTGGTCTTCCGGGTTGGTGGCCATGCCGTGGTCGGACACGATGATGATATTGGTGCGTTCCAGAAGGCCGCGCGCTTCCAGCCCGGCCACCAGATTGCCGATATGGCGATCGACAGTCGCAACCGCCTCGCCAACTTCGGGCGTGTTGGCGCCGGTACGGTGCCCGATCGTGTCGACAAGGTCGAAATAGACGGCGGCAAAGCGCGGGCGCTCCTCTTGCGGCCCGTCGAACCAGGCCAGCACCTCTTCCACGCGTTCTTCGTAGGGCTTGTTGTGCTCGTAGGGCGTCCAGCGGGTCGGGCGGTCTCCGGCAAATTCAACCTCACTGCCCAGCCAGAACATGATCGAGGTGGGCAGGCCCTGACGCTCTGCCGTGATCCAGATCGGCTCGCCCGCCCACCAGCGGCTGTCCTGCGCGCTCATAGGGTTGACGAAGCCTTCGTTCAGCTCCCGGTCGAACGGCGCATTGTTGATCATGCCGTGA is drawn from Glycocaulis alkaliphilus and contains these coding sequences:
- a CDS encoding putative bifunctional diguanylate cyclase/phosphodiesterase: MRVFTCLFTEHNLWFVLLAAVMCVIGATVTIRLYRQVVRAEGMARVGWAFLAAICAGSAIWTTHFIAMLGYQPGTAVTLDAWLTIASGLIAIGGSGLAFLLATSRALKFAPLFGGALLGLTISAMHFIGMFAYRVDGIVTWDAGYIAAAIAMAVAFAAAALHLTVRWQGGWRCMVPSLTLVAGIVLLHFTGMAAFMVEPIAGYQPGANSAAFTVMAVAVAIAGVLILGTGLATFYIEKRMREASDAQLRHMALHDPLTGLPNRTSFSTRLDARLAGQHSGSTAVAAIDLNRFKDINDSWGHAAGDHVLCELAERLRKFDGARHFAARLGGDEFCVILKTADETELQKLVQQLEALLCEPIAYGTLEASPGGSIGVAVYPRDGEDRDTLVRNADLAMYRAKSDPLVNVCFYNSELGEIVRERRQLANDLRHAIDNDELALHYQVQTAIGTGEVRGYEALLRWTHPEKGSISPADFIPLAEANGLILPLGDWVLRKACVDAASWPHPHKVAVNLSAIQLTHIGLPQQIHQVLIETGLPPARLEIELTETALIKDKAQSLHIMRQIKALGVSIALDDFGTGYSSLDTLRTFPFDKIKLDKSFTDELKTDQRSLAVVRAVLVLAKSLSIPVLAEGIETQEQLDLLHLESCDEGQGFLLGRPAPIAIVAQLGTRIRISGANAIAPFPAKPAKRA
- a CDS encoding SulP family inorganic anion transporter codes for the protein MQPKILTTLRDYSWKQFSADVMAGLTVALIALPLSLAIAIASGADPAKGLVTAIVGGFFVSLLGGSRVQIGGPTGAFIVVVFGIIAQHGYDGLVLATLMAGLILLAAGWLRVGNLIAYVPEAVINGFTIGIAIIIATSQLKDFFGLELAMVPAEFVEKLAALWSARGSFNPWAAGIAASSLAVIALLRWMFPRFPGLLLVMAAASVLVVSFGLPVDTIAARFGELPGGFPAPSVPDVSVERLLALLPSALIIAFLAAVESLLSALVADKMIETRHRPNAEVAAQGTANLASALFGGMPVTGAIARTATNIKAGGRTPVAGIVHALALLLILLFASGLAGYLVLPALAALLILTAWNMSEPHKWREYAKLPRADLALLVLTLLLTVFVDLAVAVGAGVGIGLALRLRKSKPEPKDWTPPKR
- a CDS encoding AMP nucleosidase, with translation MLPASPVRPEAVADTFEPATTAAEAVDRLSALYARSVASLRAALKTYLDGGLPPGGADRACGLFAYPELRITYRPDGPVPPLSRAFGKFSESGVYTQTITHPELFRDYLTTQIGLLQGEYDVLVETGISTQEIPFSYVLDGAEDLDMDGAAPAELVRHFPYADLSRIDDALPNGERPSIPGTPRPLSLFDGARTDYSLQRIKHYTGTPFEDVQDFILFTNYHRYVDAFVAWAAEQLKGDNEYESLSAAGFVHVDANTDDPLGVVESAPWRRFQMPAYHLKAPGRRGITLVNIGVGPSNAKNITDHLAVLRPECWLMIGHCGGLRHSQRLGDYVLAHAYLRYDAVLDRDLPVEIPIPPIAEIQIALQDAVKRVSGDKGEALKRRLRTGTVVTHADRNWELRYLQEARRINQSRSIAVDMESATIAANGFRLRVPYGTLLCVSDKPLHGELKLPGAANRFYNKSVSEHLLAGIETVHILKEAGSEALHSRKLRSFDEPPFR
- a CDS encoding AMP nucleosidase; translation: MSNAPHRITFIASTFSAAALEFHRGRMSERGYRMEGRIEPTVFQRINDDGSTSDEFGGEPVFTVTFTKREE
- a CDS encoding ectonucleotide pyrophosphatase/phosphodiesterase → MMTPFRNLLILATFAGLTACASTDPLREAASAPSDEPIVLMIGVDGLTADALDLFEAPNMQALANRGIRPEGMIPVMPSVTFTNFYSIATGLYPEDHGMINNAPFDRELNEGFVNPMSAQDSRWWAGEPIWITAERQGLPTSIMFWLGSEVEFAGDRPTRWTPYEHNKPYEERVEEVLAWFDGPQEERPRFAAVYFDLVDTIGHRTGANTPEVGEAVATVDRHIGNLVAGLEARGLLERTNIIIVSDHGMATNPEDQVIHFDQWIDLDTVYIPEIEGRGGNGFRPFLNVYGEPDAIDAAHQALQGAHPHMRAWKRGEMPDHFRFDHPTRGPDLFVLADPGWTMSARDLPLGSPWRSMGVHGHDSIDPLMHAGFVAAGPAFPEGTRPGLFENINVYLLIACILDLEPADTAGDPAVVSALTDGRCELE